One window of the Devosia sp. 2618 genome contains the following:
- a CDS encoding HlyD family secretion protein — MTARVTDPKPGEASVVPLPLADKATPKAETPQAPLLHSVTNEEAPAEHKSNARRNILMVSVPLIIVAAGAWFYLTGGRYEETDNAYVQQPKVSLSADVAGRVSQVNVVENQHVQAGDVLFMLDPQPYRIAVSQANAALATARVNVEELKVSYGTAQAQLASAQQTVEIRQAAFDRQTSLVSQGVNANSTLDDSKLALQQAQAAVALADQQVAGAAAALGGDPNIVTDQHPAVLQAMAALEQAQRNLDKSTVEAPASGIVANVSSLNVGQFIAAGTTIASLVQTDDTWIQANFKETQLGDLVVGQPVEIKVDAYPTVLHGTVQSLGAATGSEFSLIPAQNATGNWVKVVQRLPVHVTIDAASDLALLKTGMSATVTVDTGRSTLDKLMGK; from the coding sequence ATGACCGCCCGCGTTACTGATCCGAAGCCCGGTGAAGCTAGCGTCGTTCCACTCCCGCTCGCCGACAAGGCGACGCCGAAGGCCGAAACGCCACAAGCCCCGTTGCTGCATTCTGTCACCAACGAAGAAGCGCCTGCCGAACACAAGAGCAATGCGCGCCGCAACATTTTGATGGTGAGCGTTCCGCTGATCATCGTCGCAGCCGGTGCCTGGTTCTATTTGACCGGCGGTCGCTACGAAGAAACCGATAATGCTTATGTGCAGCAGCCCAAAGTCTCGCTCAGCGCGGACGTGGCTGGTCGCGTTTCGCAGGTCAATGTGGTCGAGAACCAGCATGTTCAGGCCGGCGATGTCCTGTTCATGCTTGATCCCCAGCCCTACCGCATCGCGGTGAGCCAGGCCAATGCGGCGCTGGCAACGGCGCGGGTCAATGTCGAGGAGCTCAAGGTCAGCTACGGCACGGCTCAGGCGCAACTCGCTTCGGCGCAGCAGACCGTCGAAATCCGCCAGGCCGCCTTTGATCGGCAGACCTCGTTGGTCAGCCAGGGCGTCAACGCAAACTCGACCCTCGACGACTCCAAGCTGGCGCTGCAGCAGGCTCAGGCAGCCGTTGCCCTCGCCGACCAGCAGGTTGCTGGCGCTGCGGCAGCGCTTGGTGGTGATCCCAATATCGTCACCGATCAGCACCCTGCAGTTCTGCAGGCCATGGCGGCTCTTGAGCAGGCCCAGCGCAACCTCGACAAATCCACCGTCGAAGCCCCTGCCAGCGGTATCGTCGCCAACGTTTCGAGCCTCAATGTCGGCCAGTTCATTGCTGCCGGCACCACCATCGCGTCGCTGGTTCAGACCGACGACACCTGGATTCAGGCCAACTTCAAAGAAACGCAGCTGGGCGACCTCGTCGTCGGGCAGCCGGTCGAAATCAAGGTCGATGCCTATCCAACTGTGCTGCATGGCACGGTTCAGAGCCTTGGCGCCGCAACGGGTTCGGAATTCTCCCTGATCCCCGCCCAGAACGCCACCGGCAACTGGGTCAAGGTCGTGCAGCGCCTGCCGGTCCACGTCACCATCGACGCTGCTTCGGATCTGGCCCTGCTCAAGACCGGCATGAGCGCCACGGTGACCGTCGATACCGGCCGCAGCACGCTCGACAAGCTGATGGGCAAGTAA
- a CDS encoding ABC transporter permease has translation MIDDRAATPRRTAADWLNGLLTMPAGAILLVFLVVQAVCIIAGLLFPDDFRYLSPQNMGILMRSVPVLGCLALGAGILMIAGEFDLSIGSVYTFTAVVMAMLVGNGVDAFLAAPIGLLVGAAIGSLNGLLTLRFNLPSFIVTLGGLLFWRGAVLLINGAVQVRFDPNPAFSAAFSGTIFGINAAFIWFIGLCLIFWALLHRHKFGNHVFATGGNRSAATAIGIDTARIKLAAFAIAGFMAAFAGILATTRVGSVQPGQGAGLELQAIAACVIGGLSLRGGRGSILGVFLGVMLIFTITDVLLLLRAPGFYLDMFIATLIVAASIFNHGLDRRGASS, from the coding sequence ATGATCGATGATCGCGCCGCCACGCCCAGACGAACGGCAGCAGACTGGCTCAACGGCCTTCTGACCATGCCGGCGGGCGCCATTCTTCTGGTCTTCTTGGTGGTGCAAGCCGTGTGCATCATCGCTGGCCTGCTGTTCCCCGACGACTTCCGCTATCTCTCGCCCCAGAATATGGGGATCCTGATGCGCTCGGTTCCCGTATTGGGCTGCCTGGCGCTCGGCGCCGGCATTTTGATGATCGCCGGTGAGTTCGATCTCTCCATCGGCTCGGTCTACACCTTTACCGCCGTCGTCATGGCCATGCTGGTCGGTAATGGCGTCGATGCGTTTCTCGCTGCGCCCATCGGGCTGCTGGTCGGCGCGGCCATCGGCTCGCTCAATGGGCTGCTGACGCTGAGGTTTAATCTACCGTCATTCATTGTGACGCTGGGCGGGCTGCTGTTCTGGCGCGGTGCCGTGCTGCTGATCAATGGCGCGGTGCAGGTGCGGTTCGATCCGAACCCTGCCTTTAGCGCCGCGTTTTCGGGCACGATCTTTGGTATCAACGCCGCCTTCATCTGGTTCATCGGCCTATGCCTGATTTTCTGGGCGCTGCTGCATCGCCACAAATTCGGCAACCACGTCTTTGCCACCGGCGGCAATCGCTCGGCGGCAACGGCCATCGGTATCGACACGGCGCGCATCAAGCTGGCGGCCTTCGCCATTGCCGGTTTCATGGCGGCCTTTGCTGGCATCCTGGCCACCACTCGCGTCGGCAGCGTTCAGCCCGGGCAGGGCGCGGGGCTCGAACTGCAGGCCATCGCCGCCTGCGTCATCGGCGGACTATCGCTGCGCGGCGGGCGGGGCTCAATCCTTGGCGTGTTTCTCGGCGTCATGCTGATTTTCACCATCACCGATGTGCTGCTGCTGCTCCGTGCGCCGGGCTTTTATCTCGACATGTTCATCGCCACGCTGATCGTAGCGGCGTCCATCTTCAATCACGGCCTTGATCGCCGGGGGGCATCGTCATGA
- a CDS encoding GntR family transcriptional regulator, whose translation MTLEMQTVDSGESAAAAIEKDLRRSIVELELLPGSRLSEQDIATRLGVSRQPVREALIRLANSRLIEIRPYRGTVVARISAKEMTEALFVRQSVEIAVVGKAAQSFDSWQRKRIDSLLIKQEEASANLDHAAFREHDEAFHIAVANGAGVGIAWIAIADMKTHMDRVCNMTLQSAADMQRRVREHRAIMAAIDARDVPAAQAAMAEHLGSILDALPDLETKHSALFL comes from the coding sequence ATGACTTTGGAAATGCAGACGGTTGATAGTGGCGAAAGCGCTGCGGCAGCTATCGAAAAGGACCTGCGCCGGTCCATTGTCGAGCTGGAATTGCTGCCCGGCTCGCGGCTGTCCGAACAGGATATTGCAACCCGACTCGGGGTTTCCCGCCAGCCGGTGCGCGAAGCACTGATCCGGCTCGCCAATTCGCGACTGATCGAGATTCGGCCCTATCGCGGCACCGTAGTGGCGCGCATTTCGGCCAAGGAAATGACAGAGGCGCTGTTCGTGCGGCAGTCGGTCGAGATCGCCGTCGTCGGCAAGGCTGCTCAATCCTTCGATAGCTGGCAGCGCAAGCGCATCGATAGCCTGCTCATCAAGCAGGAAGAGGCATCGGCCAATCTCGATCACGCCGCCTTCCGCGAGCATGACGAGGCGTTCCACATCGCCGTGGCCAATGGCGCGGGCGTCGGCATTGCCTGGATCGCCATTGCCGATATGAAGACGCATATGGACCGGGTCTGCAACATGACCCTGCAAAGCGCCGCCGATATGCAGCGCCGGGTGCGCGAGCACCGCGCCATCATGGCCGCGATCGATGCCCGCGACGTTCCAGCGGCGCAGGCGGCCATGGCCGAGCATCTGGGTAGCATTCTCGACGCCCTGCCCGATCTTGAGACCAAGCACAGCGCACTCTTTCTATAG
- a CDS encoding ABC transporter substrate-binding protein, whose product MLTLAAVAAFANPAFAQDKIVVGAYAANPPWEFKNDSGVFEGFEVDVATEAAKRVGKEVEFQELGFQALFAATSSGRIDFAISSISINNDRLQSQSFTQPYYDSDGTIVGLASSSVKTLEDLKGKVIGVVAATTGEAWANENAEKLGIAEVRSYAAQQDLLLDVQNGRIEGGAGELAGFQYAISKIPALAILVRIPTGERFAMMAKKDLPILPEINDAISAMKEDGTLAAIHEKWFGVAPDAGTSTVTVMPIPTAQ is encoded by the coding sequence ATGCTGACGCTTGCCGCAGTCGCGGCATTCGCCAACCCAGCCTTCGCGCAGGACAAGATCGTCGTCGGCGCTTATGCAGCCAACCCACCATGGGAATTCAAGAACGACTCCGGCGTCTTCGAGGGCTTTGAAGTCGACGTCGCGACCGAAGCCGCCAAGCGCGTCGGCAAGGAAGTCGAATTCCAGGAACTGGGTTTCCAGGCACTCTTCGCAGCCACCAGCTCGGGCCGTATCGACTTCGCCATTTCCTCGATCTCGATCAACAATGACCGCCTGCAGAGCCAGTCTTTCACACAGCCTTACTATGACAGCGATGGCACCATCGTTGGTCTGGCATCCTCGTCGGTGAAGACGCTGGAAGACCTCAAGGGCAAGGTGATCGGCGTTGTGGCAGCGACCACCGGCGAAGCCTGGGCCAATGAAAATGCTGAAAAGCTCGGCATTGCCGAAGTGCGCAGCTATGCCGCTCAGCAGGACCTGCTGCTAGACGTGCAGAACGGCCGTATCGAAGGCGGTGCTGGCGAACTGGCCGGCTTCCAGTATGCCATCAGCAAGATCCCCGCACTGGCAATCCTGGTCCGCATCCCGACTGGCGAACGCTTCGCCATGATGGCCAAGAAGGATCTGCCGATCCTGCCCGAAATCAACGACGCGATCTCGGCCATGAAGGAAGACGGTACGCTGGCCGCGATCCACGAAAAGTGGTTCGGCGTTGCGCCAGACGCGGGCACCAGCACGGTCACCGTGATGCCAATTCCTACCGCTCAGTAA
- a CDS encoding substrate-binding domain-containing protein, translating to MKLTKTKASLLAACLLGSCSGIAMAQDADRVSATMIIYLDPSVQFFNPVVKGAQDAAEAFGVDLDVQYANNDPVRQNDLIESAVAAGVDGIAVAISSSDAFDTSICAAVDAGLIVIGFNNDDLEGAKGNCRHAYVGMDEFASGYELGNRMIEAFGLKEGDTVFNPREIPEASFAVARGGGIEKAMDEHGIKVETVRAGLDPAEAQNIMAQVLIANPNIKALFGTGSVTSTVGAGAIKDAGVDIPFGGFDLAVEIVNAVESGAMFATMDQQPYLQGYYPIAQIAMAKRYGLTPTDVDTGQGAFLDQDRIGVVKPFIGTYR from the coding sequence ATGAAGTTGACCAAGACTAAGGCCAGTCTGCTGGCAGCCTGTTTGCTCGGTTCGTGCAGCGGGATCGCAATGGCACAGGACGCCGACCGCGTCTCGGCCACCATGATCATCTACCTCGATCCAAGCGTTCAGTTCTTCAACCCGGTGGTTAAGGGCGCGCAGGACGCGGCCGAGGCATTCGGCGTTGATCTGGACGTGCAATATGCCAACAATGATCCGGTTCGCCAGAACGACCTGATCGAAAGCGCCGTCGCTGCCGGTGTTGATGGCATCGCCGTCGCCATTTCGAGCTCGGATGCATTCGACACCAGCATCTGCGCTGCAGTGGATGCGGGTTTGATCGTTATCGGCTTCAACAACGACGATCTTGAAGGCGCCAAGGGCAATTGCCGCCATGCCTATGTCGGCATGGACGAGTTCGCCTCGGGCTATGAGCTTGGCAACCGCATGATCGAAGCCTTCGGCCTCAAGGAAGGCGACACCGTCTTTAATCCACGCGAAATCCCAGAGGCCAGCTTCGCCGTCGCACGTGGTGGCGGCATCGAAAAGGCAATGGACGAGCATGGCATCAAGGTCGAGACGGTTCGCGCCGGTCTCGATCCAGCCGAAGCGCAGAACATCATGGCGCAGGTGCTGATCGCCAATCCCAACATCAAGGCGCTGTTCGGGACCGGTTCGGTGACTTCCACTGTGGGTGCCGGGGCCATCAAGGACGCTGGCGTCGACATTCCATTCGGCGGGTTCGACCTTGCCGTGGAAATCGTCAATGCGGTGGAATCCGGAGCAATGTTTGCGACCATGGACCAGCAGCCCTACCTGCAGGGCTACTACCCGATCGCCCAGATCGCCATGGCCAAGCGCTACGGCCTGACGCCAACCGATGTCGACACCGGCCAGGGTGCATTCCTCGACCAGGACCGCATCGGCGTCGTGAAGCCATTCATCGGCACCTATCGCTAA
- a CDS encoding amino acid ABC transporter permease, whose amino-acid sequence MDLINTFFNWEVLVRAFPILLRGLGNTLMLGIVTIIIGTFAGLLLCLVRLYAIRPIQLLAIVYIDVFRALPILVLLILVYYALPFVGVRLDSFTSATMALSMVLAAFTAEVCRAGIQNVPKGQFEAAASLGMPFWQSMRKIILPQAVRVIIPPLTSNSISVFKDTALASVVAMPDLLKQANDAQAMMANPTPLIGAALIYLVILWPLVRLVGYLEARNQRATSR is encoded by the coding sequence ATGGATCTGATAAACACATTTTTCAATTGGGAAGTGCTGGTACGCGCGTTCCCGATCCTGCTGCGCGGGCTTGGCAACACTCTGATGCTTGGCATCGTCACCATCATCATCGGCACGTTCGCCGGGCTGCTGCTGTGTCTGGTGCGGCTCTATGCGATCCGTCCGATCCAGCTGCTGGCCATCGTCTATATCGACGTGTTCCGCGCGCTGCCCATTTTGGTGCTGCTGATCCTCGTCTATTACGCGCTGCCGTTTGTCGGCGTGCGCCTCGATTCATTCACCTCGGCCACGATGGCGCTGTCCATGGTGCTGGCGGCGTTCACCGCCGAAGTCTGCCGCGCCGGCATCCAGAACGTGCCCAAGGGGCAGTTCGAGGCCGCGGCAAGCCTGGGCATGCCGTTCTGGCAGTCGATGCGCAAGATCATCCTGCCGCAGGCCGTGCGCGTCATCATTCCGCCGCTGACAAGCAACTCGATCTCGGTGTTCAAGGACACGGCGCTGGCATCCGTCGTTGCCATGCCTGACCTGCTGAAGCAGGCCAATGACGCCCAGGCCATGATGGCCAATCCGACCCCGCTGATCGGCGCTGCACTGATCTATCTGGTCATCCTTTGGCCACTGGTGCGCCTGGTTGGCTATCTCGAAGCGCGCAACCAGCGCGCCACGTCCCGCTAA
- a CDS encoding MarR family transcriptional regulator — MDDEIRNERPIGYLVHDVARLFRRRFEVEARHHGLTLAQWRTLVEIYKQDAITQVALAASIDADPMTMSGILDRLEKRGLLERYTHPDDSRAKFARLTEAGDAVVKMAKDVGRELYANAITGLSEAEKEGVVNALTLIRNNLNNLDQVADTEKEAS, encoded by the coding sequence ATGGACGACGAGATCAGAAACGAGCGGCCGATTGGCTATCTGGTCCACGATGTGGCGCGGTTGTTCCGGCGCCGGTTCGAGGTGGAAGCACGCCATCATGGACTGACCCTGGCGCAGTGGCGCACGCTGGTTGAAATCTACAAGCAGGACGCCATCACTCAGGTCGCCCTCGCCGCAAGCATCGACGCTGACCCGATGACGATGAGTGGCATTCTGGACCGACTGGAAAAGCGCGGCCTGCTCGAACGCTACACGCATCCTGACGATAGCCGCGCCAAGTTCGCCCGCCTCACCGAGGCTGGCGACGCGGTGGTGAAAATGGCCAAAGACGTTGGTCGCGAACTTTATGCCAATGCCATCACCGGTTTAAGCGAAGCCGAAAAAGAGGGGGTGGTGAACGCCCTCACCCTGATCCGAAACAACCTAAACAATCTCGACCAAGTGGCCGACACAGAGAAGGAAGCCAGCTAA
- a CDS encoding XRE family transcriptional regulator, with amino-acid sequence MVASVVELSDHHDVGRELSHIVGANLRRLRTRQGHSLERLAQVSGVSRAMLSQIENGKSAPTIALLWKVATALGVPFATLIATGQPDGSVVLRRDDAKILASSDGRFTSRALFPYDSERRVEFYELRLAANHTELAEPHAPGTTENLIVTQGAVEVLVGRETPKLLGEGDAILFQADVAHRYRNMRSVEAVLYLVMTYVNPVTG; translated from the coding sequence ATGGTGGCTAGCGTCGTCGAATTGTCTGACCACCACGACGTAGGTCGAGAACTTTCCCACATTGTCGGCGCCAATCTGCGGCGCCTTCGCACAAGACAGGGCCATTCGCTGGAACGGCTGGCCCAGGTATCCGGCGTCAGTCGCGCCATGCTCAGCCAGATCGAAAATGGCAAAAGCGCCCCCACCATTGCCCTACTCTGGAAAGTCGCCACCGCGCTCGGCGTGCCGTTCGCGACATTGATCGCGACTGGCCAGCCTGATGGCTCGGTCGTTTTGCGGCGAGACGATGCCAAGATTTTGGCGTCGAGCGATGGGCGCTTCACCTCACGGGCGCTGTTTCCCTATGACAGTGAGCGGCGCGTCGAGTTCTATGAGCTGCGCCTCGCGGCCAATCACACCGAACTAGCCGAACCCCATGCGCCCGGCACGACGGAAAACCTGATCGTTACGCAAGGAGCGGTCGAGGTTCTGGTTGGCCGCGAAACGCCAAAGCTGCTTGGCGAGGGCGACGCAATCCTCTTTCAAGCCGACGTTGCGCACCGCTATCGCAATATGCGCTCGGTCGAGGCGGTGCTCTATCTGGTGATGACTTACGTCAATCCGGTGACCGGATAA
- a CDS encoding aldehyde dehydrogenase family protein, translating into MLIDGKSRDALSGETIERQSPGHRGKVVSVWPAGATADADLAIGAARRAFDDGAWPRMSGAERSTILHAVAAQILAHLDELALIECLETGKPISQARGEIAYCADMWTYAAGQSRGLEGDTHNAIGENRLGLVLREPAGVVGIITPWNFPFIIVSERVPWALGAGCTVVVKPSEFTSGTTIRLAELALEAGMPPGAFNVLTGTGPAVGQALAEDPRVNVLAFTGSVRVGTHLAAIAAAGVKRVGLELGGKGPQIVFADADLEAAADGIAYGVYHNAGQCCISGSRLIVANAIRPALLERLLDISRRLPFGDPLGETSRFGAMISEQHTEKVASYVASGLSEGAELLLGGDMVAATSGNFFAPTVFDKVRPDMAIAQEEIFGPVLATIGFDTPEEAVTLANGTPFGLSASVWSRDLETAIQTTRRLRAGRCWINSVIDGTPEMPIGGYKKSGTGRELGRYGFDEYSQFKGLHMTLGRGQPWFEH; encoded by the coding sequence ATGCTGATCGACGGCAAATCGCGTGACGCGTTATCCGGCGAGACCATCGAACGCCAGAGCCCGGGCCATCGCGGCAAGGTGGTCAGCGTCTGGCCAGCCGGGGCGACGGCAGATGCCGATCTGGCCATCGGCGCTGCCCGCCGCGCCTTTGATGACGGCGCTTGGCCCCGCATGAGCGGCGCCGAACGCTCGACCATCCTCCATGCGGTTGCGGCACAAATCCTTGCTCATCTCGATGAGTTGGCGCTGATCGAGTGCCTCGAAACCGGCAAGCCGATCTCCCAGGCGCGTGGCGAGATCGCCTATTGCGCCGATATGTGGACCTATGCCGCCGGGCAGTCGCGTGGACTTGAGGGCGACACCCACAACGCCATCGGCGAAAACCGACTGGGGCTGGTTTTGCGTGAACCGGCTGGCGTGGTCGGCATCATCACGCCGTGGAATTTCCCGTTCATCATCGTTTCCGAGCGTGTGCCATGGGCGCTGGGCGCTGGCTGCACCGTCGTGGTCAAGCCAAGCGAGTTTACCTCGGGCACAACGATCCGACTGGCCGAACTTGCCCTTGAAGCCGGCATGCCGCCAGGCGCGTTCAACGTGCTCACTGGCACTGGTCCCGCGGTCGGGCAGGCGCTGGCCGAAGATCCGCGGGTCAACGTGTTGGCGTTCACGGGTTCGGTTCGCGTCGGCACCCATCTGGCGGCCATTGCGGCGGCAGGTGTGAAGCGCGTCGGGCTGGAATTGGGCGGCAAGGGTCCGCAGATCGTTTTCGCCGATGCCGATCTTGAGGCCGCAGCCGATGGCATTGCATATGGCGTCTATCACAACGCTGGTCAGTGCTGCATTTCCGGCAGCCGCTTGATCGTCGCTAACGCCATTCGCCCAGCTTTGCTGGAGCGTCTGCTCGATATTTCGCGCCGCCTGCCATTTGGCGATCCACTCGGAGAAACCAGCCGGTTTGGCGCGATGATTTCCGAGCAACATACTGAAAAGGTTGCCAGTTACGTCGCGTCGGGTCTGTCGGAAGGCGCGGAACTGCTGCTGGGCGGCGACATGGTGGCAGCGACCTCAGGCAATTTCTTTGCCCCGACCGTCTTCGACAAGGTGCGCCCGGACATGGCGATTGCCCAGGAGGAAATCTTCGGGCCGGTGCTGGCGACGATTGGCTTCGACACGCCCGAGGAAGCTGTCACTCTCGCCAATGGCACGCCGTTCGGGCTCTCCGCCAGCGTCTGGTCGCGTGATCTCGAAACCGCAATCCAGACCACCCGGCGCCTGCGGGCCGGGCGCTGCTGGATCAATTCGGTGATCGACGGCACGCCGGAAATGCCCATTGGCGGCTACAAAAAAAGCGGCACAGGCCGCGAGCTCGGCCGCTACGGGTTCGACGAATATTCCCAGTTCAAGGGTCTGCATATGACGCTCGGCCGGGGACAGCCCTGGTTCGAGCACTAG
- a CDS encoding ATP-binding cassette domain-containing protein, with amino-acid sequence MSLLALHNINKSFGPLKALTDLSFEVGHSEVVGLLGDNGAGKSTTVNLISGIHQPGSGYISIDGEKKDFTCRRDSAEAGIETIYQNTALVDCLSISRNIFLGREMTDRFGFLDLKGMRTIAMQVLESAVHISGIDSPDKLVGDLSGGQKQAVAIARAVFFKRRVLLLDEPTSALSVRETEALLNQVLKLKAEGVSSVLVTHNLYHAYQVCDRFVIMSHGTKVFDVAKADTTIDELTRHVVLT; translated from the coding sequence ATGAGCTTGCTCGCGCTGCACAACATCAACAAGTCCTTCGGTCCGCTGAAGGCACTGACCGACCTGAGTTTTGAAGTGGGCCATAGCGAAGTGGTCGGGCTGCTCGGCGACAATGGCGCCGGCAAGTCGACCACCGTCAATCTGATCTCGGGCATCCATCAGCCGGGGTCCGGCTATATCTCGATCGACGGCGAAAAGAAGGACTTCACCTGCCGTCGTGACTCCGCCGAGGCGGGCATCGAGACGATCTACCAGAACACGGCTCTGGTCGATTGCCTCTCGATCTCGCGCAACATCTTCCTTGGGCGTGAGATGACCGACCGTTTTGGTTTTCTCGATCTCAAGGGCATGCGCACCATCGCCATGCAGGTGCTGGAAAGCGCGGTGCATATTTCGGGCATCGACTCGCCCGACAAGCTGGTGGGCGATCTCTCGGGCGGACAGAAGCAGGCGGTGGCAATTGCGCGGGCGGTGTTCTTCAAGCGCCGTGTGCTGCTGCTCGACGAGCCGACCTCGGCCCTGTCGGTGCGTGAAACCGAGGCGCTGCTCAATCAGGTGCTCAAGCTCAAGGCTGAGGGCGTGTCGAGCGTGCTGGTGACGCATAATCTGTATCATGCCTACCAGGTCTGCGACCGCTTCGTGATCATGAGTCATGGCACCAAGGTGTTCGATGTGGCGAAAGCCGACACGACGATCGACGAGCTGACCCGCCACGTTGTGCTGACTTAA
- a CDS encoding aminotransferase class V-fold PLP-dependent enzyme codes for MSGYFLYHSIGTFPGKAKAVASALSTFAEVWSAEDDGQWPAALQTRQTFISAWERLIEAVPGTLTSTENVTSGLYNLIGALPAGTLAGRRVLVAGDCFPSLHFLLAGLAKRFNFTLDTVPLRAGETWVRDEDVIARWQSDVALALLTQVTSTASYRCDLEALVAHGRSVGSLVGVDITQGVGVAPFTVSSLDPDFVVSTSLKWLCGTSGAGILYVKPSLLSQCEPELRGWFSQPNPFSWDLNAFAYADDARRFDHGTPAILASVASLPGLLWVEETGINVVAAHNRALGEQIIDWAKGRGLRLASPETAAQRGGSIMLRLPETVTPSELVGQLRARRLYCDARGSTLRLSPGVVSQSEDIAALCAALGELIPA; via the coding sequence ATGAGCGGCTATTTTCTGTACCATTCGATCGGCACGTTTCCCGGCAAAGCCAAGGCGGTCGCCTCAGCGCTAAGCACATTTGCCGAGGTCTGGTCGGCCGAAGATGACGGACAATGGCCCGCCGCCCTGCAGACCCGCCAGACTTTTATCTCGGCCTGGGAGCGCCTGATCGAGGCAGTACCCGGCACACTGACCTCAACCGAAAACGTCACCTCCGGGCTCTATAACCTGATTGGCGCGCTGCCTGCTGGAACGCTGGCGGGTCGCCGCGTGCTGGTTGCCGGCGACTGCTTCCCGAGCCTCCACTTCCTGCTGGCGGGTCTGGCGAAGCGCTTCAACTTCACGCTCGATACGGTGCCGCTGCGGGCTGGGGAAACCTGGGTGCGCGACGAGGACGTGATCGCGCGCTGGCAGTCCGATGTGGCGCTGGCGCTGCTGACGCAGGTCACTTCGACGGCCTCCTACCGCTGTGATCTTGAGGCTCTGGTTGCGCATGGCCGCAGCGTGGGGTCGCTGGTCGGTGTCGATATTACCCAAGGTGTTGGCGTTGCGCCGTTCACTGTGTCCTCGCTTGATCCCGACTTCGTGGTGTCCACTTCGCTGAAGTGGCTGTGCGGCACGTCGGGCGCCGGCATCCTCTATGTGAAGCCAAGCCTGCTGAGCCAATGCGAGCCCGAACTGCGCGGCTGGTTCAGCCAGCCCAATCCGTTCTCTTGGGACCTCAATGCCTTTGCCTATGCGGACGATGCCCGCCGCTTTGACCATGGCACGCCCGCCATTCTGGCCAGCGTCGCCTCGCTGCCGGGGCTGCTCTGGGTTGAAGAAACCGGCATCAACGTCGTCGCCGCGCATAACCGCGCGCTGGGCGAGCAGATTATCGACTGGGCCAAGGGCAGGGGGCTGCGCCTCGCGTCGCCTGAAACGGCGGCACAACGTGGCGGCAGCATCATGCTGCGCCTGCCCGAAACCGTGACGCCGTCCGAACTGGTTGGCCAGTTGCGGGCGCGCAGGCTTTACTGCGATGCGCGCGGCTCAACGCTGCGCTTGTCGCCCGGCGTTGTGAGCCAAAGCGAAGATATTGCCGCCCTGTGCGCTGCACTGGGTGAACTAATTCCGGCCTGA